The proteins below come from a single Nitrospirota bacterium genomic window:
- a CDS encoding TIGR04442 family protein, with protein MIRDLRLHGSIGPVEYFALVSGATAFNTYFYDETPSGIRFFSRGNEFTLSDEGIHYKGTGGSFCEYMFGVEKPVKDLMKRTIANRLIMFGAFLDEHERVVFTNDTEGKESFYRLFLQGHAAKNYYFFVSSDFTGDFRKRQKQILGLVGKFLKRTVLIAEDRDTELLDGFLSELKNKNATVFIFKLVHRANMQFYRSFSEFYLRERALTAGEELYLEDLVLQLDIDRYQQERMKIDIMYRHTDNKQVVDEYRDILLNGIAKDTLPQVDSARLRRLRTLGIRNNIPSVLFETLDELLLKGKKIQEIEEPEYLRETRIILQSLFFRDLSLKRHIINEDVIKLLRAKQAADAAGDKGFEQILLDTVRACDEIARETKDFDLFEEFTNIATYFDRYDNVANLFSQIAFIENVNLTEDFLRSLIGNKREFDQLDPKLFEEVFMKEILSNKYITAFGRKKIIAITKGIKKISAGDASLKDVIAEFKTVADEEKLYRSVYTALKERMRSFFPGLETKKGRDKIWEDIERELSEKHFTGKVPKKLFDKVFLDLRKESFYLNHLLPLIIERRDFPLREDFLGNSGLDRFHIETLEKEYFEIRKLDTSVLEPFLLGGSQQR; from the coding sequence ATGATACGTGATCTCAGATTACATGGCAGCATCGGTCCTGTTGAATATTTTGCGCTGGTCAGCGGAGCCACGGCGTTCAATACCTATTTCTATGATGAGACGCCGTCGGGCATCAGGTTTTTTTCGAGAGGCAACGAGTTTACCCTTTCGGACGAGGGAATCCATTACAAAGGAACCGGAGGAAGTTTCTGCGAATACATGTTCGGCGTCGAGAAGCCTGTAAAGGATCTGATGAAGCGGACGATTGCAAACAGGCTGATCATGTTCGGTGCATTTCTCGATGAACATGAAAGGGTTGTGTTCACTAATGATACCGAAGGAAAGGAATCCTTCTACCGTCTCTTCCTGCAGGGGCATGCAGCAAAAAATTATTATTTTTTTGTTTCGTCGGATTTCACCGGGGATTTCAGGAAAAGGCAGAAACAGATCCTTGGTTTGGTCGGCAAGTTCCTGAAGAGGACGGTCCTCATCGCTGAAGACCGCGATACGGAACTCCTCGACGGGTTCCTCTCGGAACTGAAAAACAAAAATGCAACCGTATTCATCTTCAAGCTGGTACACAGGGCGAATATGCAGTTCTACAGATCCTTCTCAGAGTTTTATCTCAGGGAAAGGGCATTGACTGCCGGAGAGGAACTCTACCTCGAAGACCTTGTGCTCCAACTTGACATCGACCGGTATCAGCAGGAAAGAATGAAAATAGACATTATGTACCGGCATACTGACAACAAACAGGTGGTTGATGAATACCGGGATATCCTCCTCAACGGCATTGCGAAAGACACCCTTCCGCAGGTCGACTCCGCCCGTCTCAGGAGGCTGCGCACCCTTGGGATCAGGAACAATATCCCGAGCGTACTGTTCGAAACCCTCGATGAGCTTCTTCTGAAGGGGAAAAAAATCCAGGAGATAGAAGAACCCGAATATCTCAGGGAAACACGGATAATCCTGCAGAGTCTTTTCTTCAGGGACCTTTCCCTGAAAAGGCATATCATCAATGAGGATGTCATAAAACTGCTTCGTGCGAAGCAGGCGGCTGATGCAGCAGGAGACAAGGGTTTTGAACAGATTCTCCTTGATACTGTCAGGGCATGCGACGAGATTGCGCGCGAAACGAAAGATTTCGATCTTTTCGAGGAATTCACGAACATCGCCACCTATTTTGACAGATACGACAACGTTGCCAATTTGTTCAGCCAGATAGCGTTCATCGAAAACGTGAACCTCACGGAAGATTTCCTGCGGAGCCTTATAGGGAATAAAAGGGAGTTCGATCAGCTGGACCCGAAATTGTTCGAGGAGGTGTTCATGAAGGAAATCCTCAGCAACAAATATATCACCGCATTCGGCAGGAAAAAGATCATTGCGATCACAAAGGGAATAAAAAAGATATCTGCTGGCGACGCCTCACTCAAGGATGTGATTGCCGAGTTCAAAACCGTCGCTGATGAGGAAAAGCTCTATCGTTCGGTCTATACCGCGCTGAAAGAAAGAATGAGGAGTTTTTTCCCGGGTCTTGAGACGAAAAAAGGGCGTGATAAGATATGGGAAGACATAGAAAGAGAGCTCTCGGAAAAGCATTTCACCGGTAAGGTTCCGAAGAAGCTGTTCGATAAGGTGTTCCTGGACCTCAGAAAAGAGTCGTTTTATCTTAATCATTTGTTGCCCCTGATTATAGAGCGCAGGGATTTCCCCCTGCGGGAAGACTTCCTTGGAAACAGCGGGCTCGACAGATTTCATATCGAAACGCTTGAAAAGGAATACTTCGAGATAAGAAAGCTCGACACCTCAGTCCTTGAGCCCTTTCTCCTCGGTGGCAGTCAGCAGCGTTGA
- a CDS encoding FAD-dependent oxidoreductase, translated as MDRENKKPVSEKKKRHLGLYQQVTRRDFLNGLLIGTGAVLLDFRIPLSFAASGSWDGYGGIGDYAESHGNTEEIVNAGHNLRDGKYHRHSSDARDTGEFFDLAIIGAGMSGLAAAFSFMNATRKKRSCIILDNHPVFGGVSKRNEFSVAGYRMISPQGANSFSVIDDIFSELGMPRSFRYQNPASASAQLQFDQTNFGFMFWKDLAAHTGHFFQDSRKGSSFWLTDIWNQKMKGTPFSDEAKRDLLFWKNDMGKGDRENRHENWFDTMTYKEFLENVLKLNSAVTGFADPVLASSMGLGCDAISAYGAYQVALPGFTSFTGRERRYQREWHSFPGGTDGFVRYFIKRMLPEAIQGEDVFEDILNNPFRFSALEQKGTPVQIRLKSTVVGVQHDSHPEQSEYVSVAYVKNNTMFRLKAKHVIVAAGSWVAKRFLRDLPEDYRHALSSFYHSPFLVVNIGLKNWRFLEKLGVTACRWFEGFGFSCNLRQPMTMGDYQPPLDPGKPVILTFYVPFYYPGLHIREQGVRGRRELLSTSYAEYELMIREQMAHLFSASGFDPRKDIAGIILNRWGHAYVNPQPGFYFGTQGREAPRLLLKRGFGRLAFCHAELNGHQHWAGAIREGKRAAKQVLGFSS; from the coding sequence ATGGACAGAGAGAACAAAAAACCTGTCTCTGAAAAGAAGAAACGGCACCTTGGCCTGTATCAGCAAGTAACCCGCAGGGATTTCCTGAACGGTCTCCTGATCGGGACGGGTGCGGTACTGCTCGATTTCAGGATTCCTCTTTCGTTCGCAGCATCCGGCTCATGGGACGGATACGGTGGCATCGGCGACTATGCGGAGTCACATGGCAATACCGAGGAAATAGTCAATGCGGGCCATAACCTGAGAGACGGAAAATATCACCGGCATTCTTCCGATGCGCGCGACACAGGCGAATTCTTTGATCTTGCGATTATCGGCGCGGGAATGAGCGGCCTAGCCGCAGCATTCTCGTTTATGAATGCAACCCGGAAAAAACGGAGCTGCATCATCCTCGATAACCACCCTGTGTTTGGCGGGGTATCCAAAAGAAACGAATTCTCTGTTGCCGGCTACCGGATGATCAGCCCCCAGGGAGCAAATTCTTTCTCCGTGATTGACGATATCTTTTCGGAACTGGGAATGCCCCGGTCCTTTCGATATCAGAACCCCGCCTCTGCATCCGCACAATTGCAGTTCGACCAGACCAATTTCGGGTTCATGTTCTGGAAAGACCTCGCAGCGCACACCGGGCACTTTTTTCAGGATTCACGGAAAGGAAGTTCTTTCTGGCTTACTGATATCTGGAATCAGAAGATGAAGGGAACTCCGTTCTCCGATGAGGCAAAACGTGACCTGTTGTTCTGGAAAAATGATATGGGCAAGGGGGACAGGGAGAACAGACATGAGAACTGGTTTGATACGATGACCTACAAGGAATTTCTCGAAAATGTCCTGAAGCTGAATTCTGCCGTTACGGGATTTGCAGACCCTGTGCTCGCAAGCAGCATGGGTCTCGGGTGTGATGCAATATCCGCATATGGTGCGTACCAGGTAGCACTGCCCGGGTTCACCTCTTTTACCGGCAGGGAACGGCGATATCAGCGCGAATGGCATTCCTTTCCCGGAGGTACCGACGGATTCGTCCGGTATTTCATTAAACGGATGCTCCCCGAGGCAATTCAGGGAGAGGATGTCTTTGAAGACATCCTGAATAACCCCTTCCGGTTTAGCGCCCTTGAGCAGAAAGGAACTCCAGTACAGATCCGGCTGAAATCGACCGTCGTGGGGGTGCAGCACGATTCACATCCTGAACAATCCGAATACGTTTCCGTAGCATATGTTAAAAACAATACAATGTTCAGACTGAAGGCAAAGCACGTTATTGTGGCTGCAGGGAGCTGGGTAGCGAAACGGTTTCTTCGGGACCTTCCGGAGGATTACCGTCATGCCCTTTCGTCCTTTTATCATTCACCCTTCCTCGTCGTGAATATCGGCCTGAAAAACTGGCGCTTTCTGGAAAAGCTCGGGGTTACTGCATGCAGGTGGTTTGAAGGGTTCGGGTTCTCCTGCAATCTGCGTCAGCCCATGACCATGGGAGATTACCAGCCTCCCCTTGATCCGGGCAAACCGGTGATTCTGACCTTCTATGTACCTTTTTATTATCCCGGTCTTCATATCAGGGAACAGGGGGTGAGGGGGCGTAGGGAACTGCTCTCCACAAGTTATGCCGAGTATGAGCTGATGATACGTGAACAGATGGCGCATCTTTTCAGTGCATCAGGTTTTGACCCCCGTAAAGACATCGCAGGGATTATCCTGAACCGCTGGGGACATGCATATGTCAACCCCCAGCCCGGGTTCTATTTCGGAACGCAGGGCAGGGAAGCGCCGCGTCTTCTGCTCAAAAGAGGATTCGGACGCCTTGCCTTCTGCCATGCAGAGCTGAACGGACACCAGCACTGGGCCGGGGCAATACGGGAAGGCAAACGTGCTGCCAAGCAGGTGCTCGGTTTTTCATCGTGA
- a CDS encoding fused MFS/spermidine synthase, giving the protein MKIRTHIFMMFLLLALPPAVQAESSAQKKLYEKESLYQYIAVIEDLEKKERYIFNNKRSYMQGGMHVDTPDKLLFEYTQMAFIGLAFLDKEPADALFIGLGAGAMPRYFNRFYPAVTADVVEIDPDIADVAKRFFHFRETNAMRVHIADGRMFIKRAKKKYDIIFLDAYQTDFIPFHLTTVEFLREVSRSLKDGGVVVSNIVSPTKNKFFYSMIRTYTEAFPHLYIFKGKRSKNFIFVATRNKTGKTEEAVAANAKKIQSYRKFDFSLPEISASYAYASEYAKKSELLTDDFAPVNIYQHMEVK; this is encoded by the coding sequence ATGAAAATACGCACACACATATTCATGATGTTCCTTTTGCTTGCGTTGCCCCCGGCTGTCCAGGCCGAAAGCAGTGCGCAAAAAAAACTTTATGAGAAAGAGTCCCTCTACCAGTACATCGCGGTGATAGAGGACCTGGAGAAGAAAGAACGGTATATCTTCAACAACAAGAGGAGTTATATGCAGGGAGGGATGCATGTGGATACCCCTGACAAGCTGCTCTTTGAATACACACAGATGGCGTTTATCGGTCTTGCCTTTCTCGATAAAGAGCCGGCAGACGCCCTTTTCATCGGTCTCGGCGCCGGCGCAATGCCGCGGTACTTCAACAGGTTTTACCCTGCCGTCACTGCTGATGTGGTCGAGATCGATCCAGATATCGCTGATGTCGCAAAAAGATTCTTTCACTTCCGGGAGACAAATGCGATGCGGGTGCATATCGCGGACGGAAGGATGTTCATCAAAAGGGCAAAAAAGAAATACGACATCATTTTTCTCGATGCCTATCAGACTGATTTTATCCCTTTCCACCTCACAACCGTGGAATTCCTCAGGGAGGTCAGCAGGAGCCTGAAGGACGGGGGAGTGGTCGTATCCAATATTGTCTCACCGACCAAGAACAAGTTCTTCTACTCGATGATCAGAACCTATACCGAAGCATTCCCCCACCTCTATATATTCAAGGGGAAAAGATCGAAAAATTTCATTTTTGTCGCGACCAGAAACAAAACGGGAAAAACCGAAGAAGCTGTCGCAGCGAACGCAAAAAAAATCCAGTCCTACCGGAAATTCGACTTCAGTCTCCCTGAGATCAGTGCCTCCTATGCGTATGCATCAGAATACGCGAAAAAGTCTGAACTCCTGACAGACGACTTTGCGCCGGTAAACATCTACCAGCACATGGAAGTGAAGTAA